The proteins below come from a single Ptychodera flava strain L36383 chromosome 6, AS_Pfla_20210202, whole genome shotgun sequence genomic window:
- the LOC139134497 gene encoding mastermind-like domain-containing protein 1: MSRPVAIPSTVSDPQQQQQPPLQISPVKFPVATQQNPVLMQVPSNMLPVTQSPGSQSVTKTSLPQSVQQLSSGNAFLQGLAGMQTNVVTSPSQARNQATSLPVGAGKQSSTELLSPMVFLSSQTIPTLPSNQSTSMSTAAANLPSNQSLSGLSQIYGTVSPLGKMVSQQTIHHHQQQQQQQQQQQQQPVQQVVVPQLTKEQLKQTLITLLQTDEEFVGKIHQAYLMSMSKT; encoded by the exons ATGTCAAGGCCAGTGGCCATTCCTTCCACTGTATCTGATCcacaacagcagcaacaacCTCCATTACAAATTTCTCCTGTCAAATTCCCAGTCGCAACTCAACAAAACCCAGTACTAATGCAGGTTCCAAGCAACATGTTGCCTGTAACACAGTCTCCGGGCAGCCAGAGTGTTACCAAAACCAGCCTGCCTCAGAGTGTACAGCAACTGTCTTCTGGAAATGCATTCTTACAAGGCTTAGCTGGAATGCAAACTAATGTAGTGACCAGTCCGAGTCAAGCAAGGAATCAAGCTACTTCCTTG CCTGTTGGAGCTGGTAAACAGTCCAGCACTGAACTGCTATCACCAATGGTATTTCTGTCATCTCAAACAATACCAACATTGCCGAGTAATCAGTCCACGTCCATGTCAACAGCAGCGGCTAATTTGCCAAGTAATCAATCTCTTAGTGGACTGTCTCAAATCTATGGCACTGTTTCCCCTCTCGGTAAAATGGTCAGTCAACAAACAATCCATCATcatcagcaacaacaacaacaacagcaacaacaacaacaacaacctgTTCAACAAGTGGTAGTTCCCCAGCTTACAAAAGAACAATTGAAGCAAACTCTGATTACCCTTTTGCAG